One Aneurinibacillus migulanus genomic region harbors:
- the nuoK gene encoding NADH-quinone oxidoreductase subunit NuoK — protein MSVPITSYLLVALILFCIGLYGALTKRNAVVILLSIELMLNAVNINLVAFAKYGMFPNISGQIFSLFTITVAAAEAAVGLAILISLYRNRNTVRVDEMDLMKR, from the coding sequence ATGAGTGTACCAATTACATCGTATTTATTGGTAGCACTGATTTTGTTTTGCATCGGTTTATATGGAGCACTGACCAAGCGCAATGCTGTGGTCATTCTATTATCGATTGAGCTGATGCTGAATGCGGTGAATATTAATCTTGTCGCATTCGCCAAATACGGCATGTTTCCGAATATTTCGGGACAAATCTTCTCATTGTTTACAATTACGGTGGCGGCAGCCGAAGCAGCCGTGGGGCTGGCCATACTCATCTCCCTATATCGCAACCGCAACACCGTACGAGTGGATGAGATGGACTTAATGAAGCGATAG
- the nuoL gene encoding NADH-quinone oxidoreductase subunit L, with the protein MEMIANAWLVPLFPLLAFVLLVAFGRQLKESAAYVGILATAASFVVALLIFFERFGAGAKDYINTSFHWITFAGQKITMGFEVNQLNAMMLVIVTLVSMLVNIYSRGYMQGDERFPVFYQYLALFTFSMLGVVLSPNILQLYIFWELVGVCSFLLVGFYFYKPEAKAAAKKAFIVTRIGDVGLFIGLALTFWWMGSFNYSDIFDKIQTGAVEEWKITLIGILVFVGAVGKSGQFPLHTWLPDAMEGPTPVSALIHAATMVAAGVYLVARMYDLYLASPIATEVIAYVGGFTAIFAASIGLTQRDIKRVLAYSTVSQLGYMMLALGVASAAGYVAGTFHLMTHAFFKALLFLAAGSVIHAVHTQDIFEMGGLWKKMRITGLVFLVGCLAIAGVPPFAGFWSKEEILVATLASGHIDLFIIALIAASFTAFYMFRLFFLTFSGQARGGADAHESPGVMTMPMLVLAVLAVVAGFINTPWKPVLGEWLTNGFTMFNVGEHGAEHAAPIWVTLLAIGVSVAGIVLAWYLYGKGTIPKGEGGVFYRLSFRKYYIDEVYNTVFVRPLRALGKGMHVFDVWVVDGLVRLVAALTRGIGGVGARVQNGQIQTYGAIAFIGLVLLLAGLTIAGGYVEQWRTIFL; encoded by the coding sequence ATGGAAATGATAGCGAATGCCTGGCTTGTACCGCTCTTTCCGCTTTTAGCTTTCGTGCTGCTTGTTGCCTTCGGACGCCAACTGAAAGAATCGGCGGCGTATGTTGGCATTCTTGCCACCGCTGCTTCGTTTGTGGTGGCGCTGCTAATATTTTTCGAGCGGTTTGGCGCTGGCGCCAAGGACTATATTAATACTAGCTTTCACTGGATTACATTTGCTGGTCAGAAGATTACGATGGGCTTCGAAGTCAACCAGTTAAATGCCATGATGCTTGTAATCGTAACGCTGGTAAGTATGCTGGTGAACATTTATTCCCGTGGGTATATGCAGGGGGATGAGCGATTCCCTGTATTCTACCAATATCTTGCCCTATTCACTTTCTCGATGCTGGGCGTTGTTCTTTCACCAAATATTCTACAGCTGTACATATTCTGGGAGCTTGTTGGAGTCTGCTCATTTTTGCTGGTCGGCTTCTACTTTTATAAGCCGGAAGCAAAGGCCGCTGCCAAGAAGGCGTTCATCGTTACTCGTATCGGTGACGTAGGGCTATTCATCGGGCTCGCCCTTACCTTCTGGTGGATGGGAAGTTTTAACTATAGCGATATCTTCGACAAAATCCAAACAGGTGCCGTAGAAGAGTGGAAGATTACCCTAATTGGCATTCTCGTATTTGTTGGTGCGGTCGGTAAATCCGGTCAGTTTCCGTTGCATACATGGTTACCTGATGCAATGGAAGGTCCAACACCTGTCAGTGCACTTATCCATGCTGCAACAATGGTTGCTGCCGGTGTGTACCTGGTAGCTCGTATGTATGACTTGTATCTTGCTTCTCCAATAGCGACTGAAGTCATCGCCTATGTAGGTGGATTTACCGCAATTTTTGCTGCTTCAATCGGTCTGACACAAAGGGATATTAAGCGGGTTCTCGCCTATTCGACCGTCAGCCAGTTGGGTTATATGATGCTGGCGTTAGGAGTAGCCAGTGCTGCCGGATATGTGGCAGGAACGTTTCATTTAATGACGCATGCATTCTTTAAAGCTCTATTATTCCTTGCTGCGGGTAGTGTTATACATGCTGTTCACACGCAGGATATTTTTGAGATGGGCGGTTTGTGGAAGAAGATGCGCATCACAGGTCTTGTCTTCTTAGTCGGATGTTTGGCGATTGCCGGTGTACCGCCGTTCGCAGGCTTTTGGTCGAAGGAAGAAATTCTTGTTGCAACGCTTGCATCCGGTCATATTGATCTATTTATCATTGCTCTTATTGCTGCTTCGTTTACTGCGTTCTATATGTTCCGTCTGTTCTTCCTCACATTCAGTGGGCAGGCACGGGGCGGCGCTGATGCACATGAGTCTCCTGGCGTTATGACAATGCCGATGCTGGTGCTGGCTGTGCTGGCGGTTGTAGCTGGATTTATCAATACGCCATGGAAGCCGGTGCTTGGTGAATGGTTAACGAATGGTTTTACGATGTTTAATGTGGGCGAGCATGGGGCAGAACATGCTGCACCAATCTGGGTCACACTACTTGCGATAGGTGTATCGGTTGCGGGTATTGTACTTGCCTGGTATCTGTACGGCAAAGGGACGATCCCAAAAGGCGAAGGCGGAGTGTTCTATCGTCTATCGTTCCGAAAATATTATATTGATGAAGTATATAATACTGTGTTTGTCAGACCGTTGCGTGCGCTCGGCAAAGGCATGCATGTATTTGACGTATGGGTAGTGGATGGCCTGGTGCGTCTTGTTGCCGCTCTTACACGCGGAATCGGCGGTGTGGGCGCTCGGGTTCAGAATGGGCAGATACAGACATATGGGGCGATTGCCTTTATCGGGCTGGTGCTGTTGCTTGCCGGTCTAACAATTGCAGGGGGGTACGTGGAGCAATGGCGAACTATTTTCTTATAA
- a CDS encoding complex I subunit 4 family protein, protein MANYFLIILTFSPLLGVLLLAFVPRSLPGTVKALGILATLVPLVLALMLYANFNSAAEGLQLVQQWNWINIPVGDQAIPINFEVGVDGLSMPLLVLTTVIATISAFAALTVNKRWKEFYILFLIVEMGMLGVFTSTNLFQFFIFFEFTIIPMFFMMGIWGYKDREKASMKFLLYNGVGSAIMLIVFVALFILMGTLNIEEIKQLLTSPMSPRNVPDMPGFIPEGLRLGLFLALLVAFAIKIPIVPFHTWMLKAYQEAHPAVIMISSGVLIKIGGYALIRMNAAFFPEWMNQLSTLIAVLGVINILYGAVLALVQDELKLMLAYSSVSHMGIVLLGLAAMNAEGFQGAIFQMVSHGLIAALMFYMVALIHERTGTSNIRELGGLAKSMPIISGILLTAMMASAGLPGMSGFISEFMSFVGLFGTKPIIAAIGALGIILTAVYLLRATLGATFGPIQQKHESLSDAQAIEVVPMVVLLSLVILIGIYPAVLSEPLQTTLQNIVPRIGG, encoded by the coding sequence ATGGCGAACTATTTTCTTATAATCCTAACGTTTTCACCGCTTTTGGGTGTGTTGCTGCTCGCCTTTGTTCCAAGAAGCCTGCCCGGTACAGTCAAAGCGCTTGGCATTCTGGCTACACTTGTTCCGCTCGTATTGGCGCTTATGCTATATGCCAATTTCAATTCCGCGGCGGAAGGTTTGCAGCTTGTACAGCAATGGAACTGGATTAACATTCCGGTTGGCGATCAGGCGATTCCGATTAATTTCGAAGTTGGCGTAGACGGTCTATCCATGCCACTTCTTGTGTTGACAACAGTGATTGCCACGATATCGGCTTTTGCAGCACTGACTGTTAACAAGCGGTGGAAAGAGTTCTACATTCTGTTTTTAATCGTAGAGATGGGAATGCTGGGCGTCTTTACATCAACCAACTTGTTTCAGTTCTTTATTTTCTTTGAGTTTACGATTATCCCGATGTTCTTTATGATGGGGATTTGGGGTTATAAGGATCGGGAAAAAGCTTCAATGAAGTTCTTGCTATATAACGGCGTAGGATCTGCGATTATGCTGATTGTATTCGTAGCGCTGTTCATCTTGATGGGGACGTTGAATATTGAAGAAATTAAGCAATTGCTTACCAGTCCGATGTCACCGCGCAACGTGCCGGATATGCCGGGATTCATACCGGAAGGTCTCCGCTTAGGACTGTTCCTTGCACTTCTGGTGGCCTTTGCCATCAAGATTCCGATCGTTCCGTTCCATACGTGGATGCTGAAAGCGTACCAGGAGGCCCATCCAGCCGTCATTATGATTTCATCCGGTGTTTTAATTAAAATCGGAGGTTATGCGTTAATTCGCATGAATGCGGCATTTTTTCCGGAATGGATGAATCAGCTCTCGACGCTTATTGCGGTGCTTGGCGTTATCAATATTCTGTATGGGGCAGTGCTTGCGCTAGTTCAGGATGAATTGAAGCTAATGCTGGCGTATTCGAGTGTCAGTCATATGGGTATCGTGTTGCTCGGCCTTGCGGCGATGAACGCTGAAGGGTTTCAGGGTGCGATTTTCCAGATGGTATCGCATGGCTTGATTGCAGCGCTTATGTTCTACATGGTTGCGCTGATCCATGAGCGGACGGGTACGAGCAACATTCGGGAATTGGGCGGTCTTGCGAAATCAATGCCGATAATTAGCGGTATTCTGCTTACGGCTATGATGGCATCTGCCGGACTTCCGGGAATGTCCGGATTCATCAGCGAATTTATGTCGTTTGTCGGCCTGTTCGGCACGAAGCCGATTATTGCCGCCATCGGCGCCCTTGGTATTATCCTAACAGCGGTATATTTGCTTCGTGCGACGCTCGGCGCAACGTTCGGACCGATTCAGCAGAAACACGAATCGTTATCCGATGCACAGGCAATCGAGGTCGTGCCGATGGTTGTTCTGTTAAGTCTGGTCATCTTAATCGGCATATATCCAGCTGTATTGAGTGAACCGCTGCAGACAACGCTGCAAAATATTGTGCCAAGGATAGGAGGGTAA
- the nuoN gene encoding NADH-quinone oxidoreductase subunit NuoN yields MNGASKWGNLAQYDWTVMSPEFTILGVATLLSLLDLVMNKNSDRRILAWIGFIGILIAGYFVVQNTGQNVVSILNDMYRLDGFANAFKLIFLAGVAFVFLISINYVDEKKNVKYSGEYYYLMLMALLGAMMMASSADLITLFVGLELLSIASYILVGTRKNHIQSNESAFKYVISGGIASAVTLYGMSFIYGLTGSTNLYVMAERLSSVFQGGFDFLVYLSFFLMLVGLAFKISAVPYHMWAPDVYQGSPTPITAFLSVVSKAAGFAIILRIFLIIFGNLVNFDMTNGQQSSVLVDTLGLYIAIVAGASMIIGNTLAMRQVNIKRMMAYSGIAQAGYLLVPFATLTVLMFEQTIFYLVAYLLANMGAFAIIMLVNRDRQTEDVKSFAGLYHRAPWMAIAMTFFLLSLAGLPISAGFFGKFYIFMSTIVHSSYWLAGIMLATSVVSYFYYFGVIRQMYMRPGQTEAPLKVPFTVAAVVLVALAGTIAVGIMPDPVLQYIHHNFPLQQMFQASGQ; encoded by the coding sequence ATGAATGGTGCTAGTAAATGGGGGAATCTTGCTCAATACGATTGGACAGTGATGAGCCCTGAATTTACCATACTAGGTGTCGCTACACTCCTCTCGTTGCTTGATTTGGTGATGAATAAAAATTCCGATCGGCGTATTCTCGCCTGGATCGGCTTTATTGGAATCCTTATTGCGGGATACTTTGTAGTCCAGAACACCGGTCAAAACGTTGTATCCATCCTAAATGACATGTATCGTTTGGATGGGTTTGCTAACGCATTTAAGCTTATTTTCCTGGCTGGCGTGGCGTTCGTTTTTCTCATCTCTATCAACTATGTGGATGAGAAAAAGAATGTAAAGTATTCAGGTGAGTATTATTATTTGATGCTTATGGCGCTGCTTGGCGCAATGATGATGGCTTCCTCTGCCGACTTGATTACTTTATTTGTAGGACTCGAGCTTCTTTCAATTGCTTCCTATATTTTGGTTGGCACAAGAAAGAACCATATTCAATCGAATGAATCAGCATTTAAGTATGTCATATCTGGAGGGATTGCCTCCGCCGTGACGCTGTACGGGATGTCATTCATCTACGGACTTACCGGTTCAACGAACCTATATGTCATGGCTGAACGACTGTCGAGTGTGTTCCAGGGTGGCTTCGATTTCCTTGTGTATCTGTCGTTTTTCCTAATGCTAGTTGGGCTTGCGTTTAAAATTTCCGCAGTTCCCTATCATATGTGGGCCCCCGATGTATATCAGGGCTCGCCGACACCGATTACCGCCTTTTTGTCTGTCGTATCAAAAGCGGCGGGATTTGCGATTATTCTACGCATTTTCCTTATTATCTTCGGCAATCTGGTGAATTTCGATATGACGAACGGACAGCAAAGCTCCGTTTTGGTAGATACGCTCGGTCTTTATATTGCGATTGTCGCGGGCGCGTCCATGATTATCGGAAATACGCTGGCGATGCGTCAAGTCAATATAAAACGGATGATGGCGTACTCTGGTATTGCGCAGGCGGGATACCTGCTTGTTCCTTTTGCAACGCTTACGGTGTTGATGTTCGAGCAAACAATTTTCTATCTGGTGGCGTATTTGTTGGCGAATATGGGAGCTTTTGCGATCATTATGCTTGTGAATCGTGACCGGCAGACAGAGGATGTAAAATCATTCGCTGGATTGTACCACCGGGCGCCGTGGATGGCGATAGCGATGACCTTCTTCCTACTATCGCTTGCCGGGCTACCGATTAGTGCCGGATTCTTCGGTAAGTTCTACATCTTTATGAGCACGATTGTGCACAGTAGTTATTGGTTGGCCGGCATTATGCTGGCGACTAGTGTCGTTTCGTATTTCTACTATTTTGGTGTAATTCGTCAGATGTATATGCGACCGGGTCAGACGGAAGCTCCGCTGAAGGTACCGTTCACTGTCGCAGCGGTCGTACTAGTTGCGTTGGCAGGAACTATTGCGGTCGGCATAATGCCGGACCCTGTGTTGCAGTATATACATCATAACTTCCCGCTTCAGCAAATGTTCCAGGCTAGCGGACAATAA
- a CDS encoding DUF1146 family protein has translation MAIAGVINILLSLAFIALSFWALQAFRFDLFVSNPKGPRAILLQIFLSIFIGHGIASFFTEYFGWTQLLRQFF, from the coding sequence ATGGCAATAGCCGGAGTGATTAATATTTTGCTTTCGCTTGCGTTTATCGCATTGAGCTTTTGGGCATTGCAGGCGTTTCGCTTTGACCTGTTTGTAAGTAATCCGAAAGGGCCCCGGGCTATATTATTGCAAATTTTTTTATCAATCTTTATCGGACACGGTATAGCTTCGTTTTTCACCGAATATTTCGGCTGGACGCAGCTTTTGCGACAGTTTTTCTAA
- a CDS encoding YwmB family TATA-box binding protein, which translates to MNTKETWKYTLFAACAAVMLLGLPMLAGTFSLPANASQKQTVELAVADMSALLMAVKETDASIQEIQARVKRENLRFQTEREAELFLQAIAKDSDIKAWTKEVKDGMRVYRATSRNEAGVEREIYVSLHTSGTKNEIMAGSALTLRGKENQVPVLKAMMESYLHIFANSSELPQIISCVRGKYNGKLENDLQKKKASQLLASLEGTMVESLEEETVLSYSAYSPLFHTVVETNQRTMNLQVAAHYDTYMQGTMITVGTPIITVEY; encoded by the coding sequence ATGAATACGAAGGAAACGTGGAAATATACGCTTTTTGCGGCTTGTGCAGCTGTTATGCTATTAGGATTGCCGATGCTGGCCGGAACATTTTCGTTACCTGCGAACGCTTCCCAGAAACAAACGGTGGAGTTGGCGGTGGCTGATATGTCAGCTTTACTTATGGCTGTGAAGGAAACGGACGCAAGCATTCAGGAAATCCAAGCACGTGTAAAGCGGGAAAACCTTCGTTTTCAGACCGAGCGGGAAGCAGAGCTTTTTTTGCAAGCCATTGCCAAAGATTCAGATATTAAGGCATGGACGAAAGAGGTGAAGGATGGGATGCGTGTTTATCGCGCTACATCCAGAAATGAAGCGGGAGTCGAACGAGAAATATATGTCAGCTTGCACACCTCAGGCACTAAAAATGAAATCATGGCAGGTTCAGCATTAACTCTCCGGGGTAAAGAAAATCAAGTGCCAGTGCTTAAAGCCATGATGGAGAGTTATTTGCACATCTTTGCAAATAGTTCAGAACTACCGCAAATTATCTCTTGTGTCAGAGGAAAATATAATGGTAAACTGGAAAATGACTTGCAAAAGAAGAAAGCCAGTCAGTTACTGGCCTCTCTTGAAGGAACTATGGTCGAAAGTTTGGAAGAAGAAACGGTCCTTAGTTATTCAGCTTATTCGCCCCTATTTCATACAGTTGTTGAAACAAACCAGCGAACCATGAACTTGCAAGTTGCAGCACATTATGATACGTACATGCAAGGAACAATGATAACAGTAGGAACACCAATCATTACAGTGGAATACTAG
- the murA gene encoding UDP-N-acetylglucosamine 1-carboxyvinyltransferase produces the protein MDKIIIRGGQRLSGKVRVHGAKNAVLPIIAASILAEDGTSIIHEVPGLDDVYTISEVIRALNVNIKYDSKAETLTVDASNLSEVEAPYEWVRKMRASFLVMGSLLARKGQARIPLPGGCAIGSRGIDQHLKGFEAMGAKVEIGQGYILATVDGRLKGTKIYLDIPSVGATENIMMAATLAEGTTIIENVAQEPEIVDLANYLNAMGARVRGAGTDTIRIEGVERLVGAVHSVIPDRIEAGTFMVAAAITRGDVFIENAIVDHLKPVVAKLREMGVVIDEEENGVRVYCGSDLKCVDVKTLPHPGFPTDMQAQFMAVMLSAKGSSMITETVFENRFMHVDEFKRMGASIKIEGRSSIISGEAHLTGAKVKATDLRAGAALILAGLIAEGETELTELHHVDRGYVDIVGKLRGLGANIERHSTPVVQLVKDENEKSNEMAVTASSKASLA, from the coding sequence GTGGATAAGATTATTATCCGTGGTGGACAACGTCTATCCGGAAAAGTACGGGTGCACGGCGCAAAGAATGCCGTACTTCCCATCATCGCAGCATCAATCTTAGCAGAAGATGGTACAAGTATAATCCATGAAGTACCTGGTCTAGATGATGTGTATACAATCAGCGAAGTTATTCGCGCATTGAATGTAAATATAAAATATGATAGCAAAGCTGAGACGCTGACAGTAGACGCCAGTAACCTGTCAGAGGTGGAAGCGCCTTATGAGTGGGTTCGCAAAATGCGTGCCTCTTTCCTTGTTATGGGCTCGCTTCTGGCTCGCAAAGGACAGGCGAGAATTCCGTTGCCGGGTGGATGTGCCATTGGTTCGCGGGGAATTGACCAACATTTAAAAGGCTTTGAAGCCATGGGCGCGAAAGTTGAGATTGGCCAGGGTTACATTTTGGCCACTGTGGACGGTCGCCTGAAGGGAACGAAGATTTATCTCGACATTCCGAGTGTAGGGGCAACAGAAAACATTATGATGGCGGCAACGCTGGCTGAAGGCACTACCATTATTGAAAACGTGGCTCAAGAGCCGGAGATTGTCGATTTGGCGAATTATCTGAATGCAATGGGAGCGCGTGTGCGCGGAGCCGGAACGGATACCATTCGCATTGAGGGCGTAGAACGTCTTGTCGGTGCCGTACATAGCGTAATTCCTGACCGTATTGAAGCAGGGACCTTTATGGTGGCAGCAGCCATTACACGTGGTGACGTGTTCATCGAGAATGCGATTGTTGATCACTTGAAGCCCGTCGTGGCAAAGCTACGTGAGATGGGCGTCGTTATAGATGAAGAAGAGAATGGTGTACGTGTATATTGCGGCTCGGATCTCAAGTGTGTAGATGTAAAGACGCTGCCGCATCCCGGATTCCCGACGGATATGCAGGCTCAATTCATGGCCGTTATGCTATCTGCGAAAGGCAGCAGTATGATTACAGAGACGGTTTTCGAAAACCGTTTCATGCATGTAGATGAATTTAAGCGTATGGGTGCCAGTATTAAAATCGAAGGGCGCAGTTCTATCATTAGTGGAGAAGCGCATTTGACCGGTGCCAAGGTAAAAGCAACAGACTTGCGGGCAGGAGCTGCATTAATCTTAGCAGGTCTGATTGCGGAAGGCGAAACAGAGCTTACCGAACTACACCATGTAGATCGCGGATATGTAGATATTGTCGGCAAACTGCGTGGATTGGGCGCGAATATTGAACGACACAGTACACCAGTTGTACAGCTTGTAAAAGATGAAAATGAGAAGAGCAACGAGATGGCTGTAACAGCTTCATCAAAAGCATCGCTTGCTTAA
- the spoIID gene encoding stage II sporulation protein D, with protein MMKQIVYAIAAIVIILLAIPSMLVLIYPAPAERPVQQAVEERGTPVSPTVKKQVKHIDFSVRVFRVETGKINTVPLEEYVMGVVAGEMPAEFEVEALKAQALAARTYITLRLAKKDFNDVPKGAHVTDTVKHQVYMDDKQKRERWGSAYTWKEARIRQAIEQTAGQVLTYQNAPINATFFSTSNGYTENSEDYWENKIPYLRSVKVPWDNVSPRYAETVTMTVQQLEKKLKTKIAQPVAAGNSTWQKVLSRTAGQRVKEVKIGDKTFTGREVRTMLGLNSSHFTMNIENGKVKISTLGYGHGVGMSQWGANGMAKEGKTAEEIVAYFYKGVQIESAEKWIK; from the coding sequence ATGATGAAACAGATTGTGTACGCAATCGCCGCTATTGTCATAATTCTGCTCGCTATTCCTTCGATGCTCGTTCTCATCTACCCGGCACCTGCCGAGCGTCCGGTACAGCAGGCAGTAGAAGAGAGAGGTACGCCCGTATCACCTACCGTAAAAAAACAAGTAAAACATATCGACTTTTCTGTGCGTGTCTTTCGAGTAGAAACAGGAAAAATTAACACAGTACCGCTAGAAGAGTACGTAATGGGAGTAGTAGCAGGGGAAATGCCGGCTGAATTCGAAGTAGAGGCGTTGAAAGCTCAAGCGTTGGCAGCAAGAACATACATTACACTTCGCCTTGCGAAAAAGGATTTCAATGACGTACCTAAAGGTGCGCATGTAACCGATACGGTCAAGCACCAGGTTTACATGGATGACAAGCAAAAGCGGGAGCGCTGGGGCAGCGCTTATACGTGGAAAGAAGCAAGAATTCGCCAGGCGATCGAACAAACGGCGGGACAAGTCCTTACCTACCAGAATGCGCCGATTAACGCAACGTTTTTCTCGACGAGCAATGGATACACTGAGAATTCGGAAGATTACTGGGAGAATAAAATTCCTTATTTGCGCAGCGTCAAAGTCCCATGGGACAATGTATCGCCGCGTTACGCAGAAACGGTGACCATGACGGTCCAGCAGTTGGAGAAGAAGTTGAAAACAAAGATTGCCCAACCTGTTGCGGCAGGGAACAGTACGTGGCAGAAGGTACTCTCGCGTACAGCTGGTCAGCGGGTAAAAGAGGTCAAGATTGGAGATAAGACTTTTACCGGACGCGAAGTGCGAACGATGCTTGGACTGAATTCCTCGCATTTTACTATGAACATCGAAAATGGCAAGGTGAAAATCAGTACGCTCGGATATGGCCATGGTGTTGGGATGAGCCAATGGGGGGCCAATGGCATGGCGAAAGAAGGAAAGACAGCTGAAGAAATCGTAGCATATTTCTATAAAGGCGTACAAATCGAGAGCGCTGAAAAATGGATAAAATAA
- a CDS encoding M23 family metallopeptidase: MDEQKKSTTSSSPVQKVKRGGWRRIMGKKWIFPAMYLGAAAIILAGVMWYQNSKDFTTKPATPQAAPSEPSAPTQVAQGGNKEQPAVPVNADDGKLAWPAKSEATEKVMGYFDDASDKKDQEAALVQYDNSYWPNTGIAIAAKDKKAFEVTAAAAGKVVKSERDPMLGYQVEIEHKDGLSTVYASLEDAKVNVGDTVDRGAVLGMAGRNVFEKDFGIHLHFEVHKNGEAVAPEQYLSKADNMTQAK, from the coding sequence ATGGATGAACAAAAAAAATCGACTACATCCTCCTCCCCCGTTCAAAAAGTAAAGCGTGGCGGCTGGAGGCGCATAATGGGTAAGAAATGGATTTTTCCCGCAATGTATCTAGGCGCAGCTGCTATCATCCTCGCGGGCGTAATGTGGTATCAAAATAGCAAAGACTTTACGACAAAACCAGCAACACCGCAGGCAGCACCTTCAGAGCCATCTGCACCGACGCAAGTAGCTCAAGGTGGCAATAAAGAGCAACCTGCCGTTCCGGTTAACGCGGATGATGGTAAGCTGGCCTGGCCGGCTAAATCAGAAGCCACAGAGAAAGTCATGGGGTATTTCGATGATGCGTCCGATAAGAAAGACCAGGAGGCAGCCCTTGTCCAGTATGACAATTCCTACTGGCCTAACACAGGCATTGCCATCGCAGCCAAAGACAAAAAGGCGTTTGAAGTTACAGCTGCGGCAGCAGGCAAAGTAGTGAAATCAGAACGCGACCCGATGCTTGGTTATCAGGTTGAAATTGAACATAAGGACGGTCTCTCCACTGTATACGCCAGCCTTGAAGACGCCAAGGTGAATGTAGGCGATACGGTAGATCGTGGAGCGGTACTCGGCATGGCCGGGCGCAATGTGTTCGAGAAAGATTTCGGTATTCATCTTCATTTTGAAGTTCATAAGAACGGAGAAGCGGTGGCGCCGGAACAATATCTGTCGAAAGCAGACAACATGACGCAAGCAAAATAA
- the spoIIID gene encoding sporulation transcriptional regulator SpoIIID, giving the protein MHDYIKERTMKIGHYIVETRNTVRKIAKEFGVSKSTVHKDLTERLPEINPELANEVKEILEYHKSVRHLRGGEATKIKYKRKSKSYRKEEAEELA; this is encoded by the coding sequence GTGCACGATTACATCAAGGAGCGGACGATGAAAATCGGCCACTATATTGTGGAAACCCGTAATACCGTTCGCAAGATTGCCAAAGAGTTTGGCGTGTCGAAAAGTACGGTGCACAAAGATTTGACGGAACGGCTCCCCGAAATTAATCCAGAACTAGCGAACGAAGTCAAAGAAATTCTTGAATATCACAAGTCTGTCCGCCATCTGCGGGGAGGGGAAGCAACGAAAATCAAGTACAAGCGCAAAAGCAAATCATACCGAAAGGAGGAAGCCGAAGAGCTTGCCTAG